TCCTCTACCGTCTCAATCCGGGCGAGAGCTGCGTCATCACCGTCGTGGCGCTGCTCGGAGAGACTCCCTACCCGGCGCGCGGCGCCGCCGAGACCGACCTGACGCTTTATGGCCTGCCGCGCAGCCTTTTCCTGGACGGCATTTTGAAATCCCCCGCGTTCCGGGTTTTCGTCTTCCGCTATCTCTCCGAGCGTATGTCGCATCTGATGGCGCTGATCGACGACGTGGCCTTCCGGCGGCTGGACCAGCGTCTCGCCTCGCGGCTGCTGCGTCACCCGGAGCCGATTGCCGTTACGCATCAGATGCTGGCCGACGAGCTGGGGACGACACGCGAGGTGATCAGCCGGACGCTGGAAGCCTTCGCCGAATCAGGAATCCTCAAGCTGGGCCGGAAGCGGATTGAGATCCTGAACCGGCAGGCGCTGGATAGGGTCCACCGTCCCCACGGGAGCTGACCCGGAAAACTGAGCCAAAAAATTGGGGGAAGCCCGAGGGCTTCCCCCAATCCCCTCTCCCTACGCGCAGCTGGTCGTCACTCGCGGGAGTGGTTCTGTGAATCCGGCGGTCCGCCCCCCGCCCTGGGTTACGCCTCAGCTCGACTCTCGACGCGTCTCCGAGGCCGGGGAGCGGGGTCATCCCTCGCATCAGCCGGAGGA
The Candidatus Polarisedimenticolia bacterium DNA segment above includes these coding regions:
- a CDS encoding Crp/Fnr family transcriptional regulator, which gives rise to MNKSERDKLFRTYPVLEGLPPDLVQRVEQEAKLMSAPAGKQLFSEGSPCTHYPLLVEGIIRATKSGPDGHEILLYRLNPGESCVITVVALLGETPYPARGAAETDLTLYGLPRSLFLDGILKSPAFRVFVFRYLSERMSHLMALIDDVAFRRLDQRLASRLLRHPEPIAVTHQMLADELGTTREVISRTLEAFAESGILKLGRKRIEILNRQALDRVHRPHGS